One genomic region from Clostridiales bacterium encodes:
- the pfkA gene encoding 6-phosphofructokinase yields MKKIAVLTSGGDAPGMNAAIRAVVRYGLGMDMEVMGVERGLQGLIDDLFVPMNMRSVSDIIHRGGTILKTARCPEFKTEEGQQKAVKNLRKRGVEGLIVIGGDGSFMGAKAMTEHGFPSIGIPGTIDNDLAYTDYTLGFDTACNTILDAINKIRDTMSSHERVSIIEVMGRNCGDLALYTGLCGGAEVIVVPERKMSVDEIVKTLGGGMEHGKTSGIIVLAEGAGHADELKAELTSRTELVVKSTRLGHVQRGGSPSCRDRYLGTCFGVHAVKLLKQGIGNRIVGIKNHKFYDMDIVEGCAMKKEFDNELYETALIVGK; encoded by the coding sequence ATGAAGAAAATAGCGGTATTGACGAGCGGCGGTGACGCCCCGGGTATGAACGCGGCTATCCGCGCAGTCGTCAGATACGGACTCGGCATGGATATGGAAGTCATGGGCGTTGAGCGCGGACTTCAAGGGCTTATCGACGATTTGTTCGTGCCCATGAATATGCGTAGCGTTTCGGACATAATTCACCGCGGCGGGACTATTCTCAAAACGGCGCGCTGCCCCGAATTCAAGACAGAAGAGGGTCAGCAGAAAGCGGTCAAGAACCTGCGCAAGCGCGGCGTGGAAGGACTTATCGTCATAGGCGGCGACGGGTCGTTCATGGGCGCAAAGGCGATGACCGAGCACGGGTTTCCGTCGATAGGTATTCCCGGCACGATAGACAACGACCTTGCGTACACCGATTATACGCTCGGGTTCGATACGGCGTGCAACACCATACTCGACGCTATCAATAAGATTCGCGATACCATGAGCTCGCACGAGCGCGTTTCGATAATCGAGGTCATGGGCAGAAACTGCGGCGATCTTGCGCTGTATACAGGGCTTTGCGGCGGTGCGGAAGTTATAGTCGTGCCCGAACGGAAAATGTCGGTCGACGAGATAGTTAAAACGCTCGGCGGCGGTATGGAGCACGGCAAAACGAGCGGCATTATCGTTCTTGCCGAGGGCGCTGGTCACGCCGACGAGCTTAAAGCCGAGCTTACCTCGCGCACCGAGCTTGTCGTTAAGTCCACACGGCTCGGGCACGTTCAGCGCGGCGGCAGTCCGTCGTGCCGTGACAGATACCTCGGTACGTGCTTCGGCGTTCACGCAGTCAAGCTGTTAAAGCAGGGTATTGGCAATCGAATCGTCGGTATCAAGAACCATAAGTTCTACGATATGGATATCGTCGAGGGCTGCGCTATGAAGAAAGAGTTCGATAACGAGCTTTACGAAACAGCTCTTATAGTAGGCAAATAA